The following proteins come from a genomic window of Lycium ferocissimum isolate CSIRO_LF1 chromosome 4, AGI_CSIRO_Lferr_CH_V1, whole genome shotgun sequence:
- the LOC132053546 gene encoding putative receptor-like protein kinase At3g47110: MAFYLDKIFLLLFLFILSSPSKSDATKYHNNMTDRQALIAIKDEIIDPFGSLSSWNESVPFCQWHGVVCGTRHHRVTELNLLDKKLAGVLSPSVGNLSFLIRLDIGNNSFSGNIPSEIGRLRRLHYLHLYNNSFHGEIPVNLSLCSNLIELFAFKNNLVGALPKELGFLSKLKNLALKYNKLTGEIPKTYGNLSSLLEMNLLENDLVGNIPDELGKLKSLRIFDADINRLSGTIPSSLFNLSSLKVIDVSVNQLEGTLPWDLGINLPKLECLSISENRFSGMLPNSLFNLSGLEYLIVGGNNFGGEVPRVDKLHNLYFLGMDNNQFGSTDKPGDDLSFVSSLTNATNLTHLYLQNNAFEGTFHEFFSNLSNDLAFVDLSNNRLSGHIPVEIGKFVNLEELRLSGNQLTGIIPPTIGKLYKLRYLLLSQNRVSGIIPSSFANLSLLSELNLDHNNLRGRIPSSVAKCQSLLYLNLNQNNLIGSIPKEMCLLSSLVVLSLSSNNLTGTLPKELNNLKNLVSLDVSLNSLTGEIPSTLGSCVTIVNLTMKRNLFHGPIPSTFNSLRSLQVLDLSHNKLSGTVPKYLEGFDLHLLNLSFNDFEGALPERGIFENVSLVSLVGNPKICGGVLGLKLPSCNFSHSKNHNFKLVILVILGIWGLVVMVGSLLFYRFGKTKRTFPSLDKDLNPLMFMSYQSILKVTNGFSVSNLIGVGSHGYVYKGSLETDGKHVAIKVLNLLQHGAIKSFIAECEALRNVRHRNLVKLLTACSGVDYGGNDFKALVYEFMDNGSLEDWLHPDNSRENVQQRRLGLLQRLNIAVDVASAIHYLHNDCQISIVHCDLKPSNVLLDNELVAHVGDFGLARFLHLTNKTTCRIQTSSTTFKGSIGYTAPEYGMGSEPSTHGDVYSFGVVLLEMLTGKRPTDDMFDGDLSLHDFVRNAMPDGTLEIVDPILNLEEEEISRESPRIPSFIRRQKMVEGLISLFGVGVSCSMYDSYKRKNIKEVVRELCYIRDSLVSCT, encoded by the exons ATGGCCTTTTATCTTGATAAGATATTTCTTCTCCTATTTCTCTTCATACTGAGTTCTCCCTCAAAATCAGATGCCACTAAATATCACAATAATATGACAGATAGGCAAGCACTCATTGCCATTAAGGATGAAATAATTGATCCCTTTGGATCTTTGAGTTCATGGAATGAGTCCGTTCCTTTCTGCCAATGGCATGGGGTGGTATGTGGAACGCGACATCACAGAGTCACTGAACTAAACCTTCTTGACAAGAAGCTCGCGGGTGTGTTATCACCCTCTGTTGGAAATTTGAGCTTCCTTATACGACTAGATATCGGAAACAATAGCTTTTCTGGTAATATCCCTTCGGAAATAGGTCGTTTGAGAAGATTGCACTATCTACATTTGTATAACAATTCATTCCATGGTGAGATTCCTGTCAATCTATCGCTTTGCAGTAACCTCAttgagttatttgctttcaAGAACAATCTTGTAGGGGCGCTTCCGAAGGAGCTTGGCTTTCTTTCCAAACTCAAAAACCTTGCTTTGAAATACAATAAATTGACTGGTGAAATCCCAAAAACTTATGGGAACTTGTCGAGTCTCTTGGAAATGAATCTCTTGGAGAATGACCTTGTGGGTAACATCCCTGATGAGTTAGGGAAACTAAAAAGTTTGAGAATATTTGATGCGGACATCAATAGGTTATCTGGTACAATTCCGAGCTCACTATTCAACCTTTCCTCCTTGAAAGTCATTGATGTGTCCGTTAACCAACTTGAAGGTACTCTCCCTTGGGATTTAGGCATCAACCTTCCTAAGTTGGAGTGTCTCAGCATTAGTGAAAATCGATTCAGTGGGATGCTTCCTAATTCACTATTCAACCTCTCAGGACTGGAGTACCTTATTGTTGGCGGCAATAACTTTGGAGGAGAGGTTCCTAGGGTTGATAAGTTGCATAATCTATATTTCTTAGGCATGGATAATAATCAGTTTGGGAGTACTGACAAACCTGGTGATGACTTGAGCTTTGTATCTTCCTTGACCAATGCAACTAACCTGACACATCTATATCTGCAAAATAATGCTTTTGAAGGGACATTTCATGAGTTTTTCAGCAACCTCTCAAATGATCTTGCCTTTGTTGACTTGTCAAACAATCGGCTTTCTGGACATATCCCGGTAGAGATTGGGAAATTTGTCAACTTGGAAGAGCTTAGGCTGAGCGGAAACCAACTAACAGGTATCATCCCACCGACTATTGGGAAGCTTTATAAGCTAAGATATTTGCTCTTGTCCCAAAATAGAGTCTCTGGAATTATACCCTCATCCTTTGCAAATCTGAGCCTTTTATCAGAATTAAATCTTGATCATAACAATCTTAGAGGTAGAATACCCTCAAGTGTTGCAAAATGTCAAAGTTTGCTGTATCTTAACCTGAACCAAAACAATTTAATCGGTTCAATACCCAAAGAAATGTGTCTCCTCTCTTCCTTAGTTGTTCTAAGCCTTTCTAGTAATAACTTGACCGGCACCCTTCCCAAAGAACTCAATAACCTTAAGAATCTGGTATCGTTAGACGTCTCTTTGAATAGTCTAACTGGGGAAATTCCTAGTACACTTGGAAGTTGTGTGACAATTGTTAACTTAACAATGAAAAGAAATTTATTTCACGGGCCTATTCCTTCCACTTTCAATTCACTAAGAAGTCTTCAAGTTTTAGATCTTTCTCATAATAAGCTGTCAGGTACGGTTCCAAAGTACTTGGAAGGCTTTGACTTGCATCTCTTAAACTTGTCATttaatgattttgaaggtgCCCTTCCAGAGAGAGGCATCTTTGAGAATGTGAGCCTAGTTTCTTTAGTCGGAAATCCTAAAATTTGTGGTGGTGTGCTTGGCCTGAAACTTCCCAGTTGTAACTTTAGTCATTCAAAGAATCATAACTTTAAACTTGTGATTCTAGTTATATTGGGAATTTGGGGCCtagttgttatggttggttccCTTCTCTTCTATCGATTCGGAAAGACCAAAAGAACATTTCCTTCTTTAGATAAAGATCTAAACccactcatgttcatgtcctaTCAAAGTATACTCAAAGTGACCAATGGGTTTTCTGTGAGCAACTTGATTGGTGTTGGGAGTCATGGATATGTTTATAAGGGAAGTTTAGAAACAGATGGTAAGCATGTTGCTATAAAAGTGTTGAATCTTTTACAGCATGGAGCTATCAAAAGTTTTATAGCAGAATGTGAGGCCCTGAGAAATGTTAGACATCGGAATTTAGTTAAGCTACTTACTGCATGTTCTGGTGTTGATTATGGTGGCAATGATTTCAAGGCTttggtttatgagtttatggACAACGGAAGTTTGGAGGACTGGTTGCATCCAGATAATTCAAGAGAAAATGTCCAGCAAAGAAGGTTGGGGCTTCTACAACGGCTCAATATTgctgttgatgttgctagtgcGATCCACTATCTTCATAATGATTGTCAAATATCAATAGTTCATTGTGATCTCAAACCTAGCAATGTTCTCCTAGACAATGAATTGGTTGCCCATGTTGGGGATTTTGGATTGGCAAGATTCCTACATCTGACTAATAAAACTACTTGTAGAATTCAGACaagctctacaacttttaaAGGATCTATCGGCTACACAGCTCCAG AGTATGGAATGGGAAGCGAGCCATCGACGCATGGCGATGTGTATAGTTTCGGCGTTGTGTTACTTGAAATGTTAACCGGGAAAAGGCCTACAGATGACATGTTCGATGGTGATTTAAGCCTTCATGATTTTGTTAGGAATGCCATGCCTGATGGAACACTTGAAATAGTAGATCCAATTCTTAATTTGGAAGAGGAAGAGATAAGCCGAGAGAGCCCTCGAATTCCAAGTTTCATAAGAAGGCAAAAAATGGTAGAGGGTTTAATCTCCTTGTTTGGAGTTGGAGTTTCTTGTTCAATGTATGattcatataaaagaaaaaacatcaAGGAGGTGGTCAGAGAGTTGTGCTATATTAGAGATTCTCTTGTTAGTTGTACATGA